The following coding sequences lie in one Leptospira inadai serovar Lyme str. 10 genomic window:
- a CDS encoding TIGR04388 family protein, with protein sequence MVAGKSLNYFYKISIATLGLCVFSDRIYPQPLTPPQLNAPAFNPNSLQTMYSSAGHLQDEAAWSNYVLNNVQYYKTNWENTVDQAILSYVSSVTTSDGFTTVQEYQDYLYKALQSQEQTSLNTWVAAADVQIYAERDAFLQSLLGANYQVTAQDQANFQNQLNQTLNSKTNTPTQSSQVMGYVQSEWQKTYDTNLQDGISQYTKSLQDMQNNYQALVNQLNQTDAQFQANLQQINSYKQLVIKGIQTEVNSVQSYLNSEDLFWNHDPTDPTKKTTLTADGQTLQTFLNQIQTDINQNLPLSTIAGDLSSFLKSEQQMATNNVTYYTNLEYSTTPIRYNGGGPLLLVNDYNAGNPGGYNLTSVAYEIKAYNDGAISQAQFMNWLNIAKANGLALMGLTGDLQVSSIVAADNYAIWSYFFPGSNVEHYCFDAWGIKAGCNIGDVGDPVYAHVGSGFTTYADDTVDSNGNPVTNYYQADQISVILYYNTYDPNAAISANNWNSLKTQLTGFSANFTNTILPAISNWEIQTSQYQSQYAAFQAQKTQELATAQANYQSGVAKLQSEQAAWMMQMEDLQKQAVSQFAQASITLSKSEANGDGTGFNSSLANLFNTIPVVAPNTNASNVAQNFSAQIASLVSQTTASAQTNLPDTSNLQNIYNNINQGLTATQNFSLLSAVNNSLLNARSGFIQNFADSLSKQMTFTDKGEGELLQAYGDSTVTGKNGIVYITDSNGNIRTDAKGNNLTLQSFIASTCGADLSNAACSSYTTHEYTDVTVQSNGSVLVTRNVHTGNATYSGKGDATDANNYNYDTKAETFTIQAPGMIAFGATSKNVSPPAANNSDQTVTDGHTGVPRQNSLLAASLNGSGTLQPAVNLFDSNAVNQFANTALTNLNRFENQDNLNKLVNGMMEGMAAVDKKDSEELTAAQQNAQSRASTVSLMEDFAKNVLLGGMSTSGWVKSQLQSMVNQAESQVLASMTGLSPDVASQLLQWYKGKQAAKKAKSQALQKEFVMGATIIGGIVATLFTGPVGAAATEGALTAEAAGTAAEIGAETLAEGAATSGAEAASSSMFETAGNAISNFTRNAMSSIGNFANSTMTTVSNLADSSLSDLASSAYNSASEFVSDVGSSIANGARGIANSARALVSDSATTTASDGAQTAAGTVESGANASTQILSKSQVALTKAILQGAQGYENGGLKGAVTGAISGMGSAYMNPYGLNVNVSYSDEGGFGGGVSVGPSTLNVGANFSQHGTTSFNIGTKAGNLKYDPASGFSGSINMTGGNPNGVMVNVGQHQGPSLTYQRTEEETQLGGSVTISENGDTTISVTDYNATAVSVTGNLNDPSRFGNVTFNNNFYADVNQNQAMAGGDQYIPETRQNERTSGTSNEASPYDPSSWPVTPDQQNATNVLGAGYEATRTKEEEHVLSESTATRDGLGVDPNSLLLAGAAVAGAVRGRRRSEGAATSEDNSRTGPEGSTPLDSFIIGALDGATFAEPQNVGNSESLPIVLTGGNDKGKPIANDYSNGKIDEYLRNNPGAKVKELGQVITSQESGKPIDGSLNKMAPQPIGENELLHIPGTEFYVKGQGLEGIKWYADKNGHIIITTEGSKRSGEIILRDGGSLIIPKGKKVDSNQIPTEWTKPNSKINLDPIIRLPNDNNKNKPGKMQPPSGVDKPR encoded by the coding sequence ATGGTTGCCGGTAAATCCCTGAATTACTTTTATAAGATTAGCATTGCTACCCTAGGACTCTGCGTATTCTCGGATCGAATTTACCCGCAACCGCTGACCCCTCCGCAGTTGAACGCACCGGCTTTTAATCCGAACAGTCTGCAAACCATGTATTCGAGCGCGGGTCATCTACAGGACGAGGCTGCTTGGTCGAATTACGTATTAAATAATGTGCAATATTATAAGACAAACTGGGAAAATACGGTAGACCAGGCGATCCTGTCCTATGTTTCCTCGGTCACTACTTCCGACGGTTTTACCACCGTTCAGGAATACCAAGATTACCTGTACAAAGCTCTTCAATCCCAGGAACAGACTTCCTTAAATACCTGGGTCGCTGCCGCGGATGTTCAGATCTATGCGGAGAGAGACGCTTTTTTGCAATCTTTATTGGGTGCGAACTACCAAGTTACTGCGCAGGACCAGGCAAATTTTCAGAACCAACTCAATCAAACGTTAAACTCAAAGACGAATACCCCGACTCAGTCAAGCCAGGTCATGGGTTATGTACAGAGCGAATGGCAGAAAACGTACGATACGAATTTACAGGACGGGATCTCCCAGTACACAAAATCCTTACAGGATATGCAGAATAATTACCAAGCCCTGGTGAACCAGTTGAATCAAACGGACGCGCAGTTTCAGGCGAATCTACAGCAGATTAATTCCTATAAGCAGCTAGTGATCAAGGGAATCCAGACCGAGGTGAATAGTGTACAGTCGTATTTAAACTCAGAAGATCTATTTTGGAACCATGATCCGACAGACCCGACCAAGAAAACGACTCTGACCGCAGATGGCCAGACTTTGCAGACGTTCCTGAATCAAATCCAAACCGATATCAACCAAAATCTACCCTTGAGTACGATTGCGGGGGACCTGAGCAGTTTCTTGAAATCCGAACAACAGATGGCGACGAATAATGTTACCTATTATACGAACTTGGAATATTCGACTACACCGATTCGGTATAACGGCGGGGGACCGTTGTTGCTCGTAAACGATTATAATGCAGGAAATCCAGGAGGATATAATCTTACTAGCGTTGCCTATGAAATTAAGGCGTACAACGATGGGGCCATATCTCAGGCTCAATTTATGAACTGGTTAAACATAGCAAAGGCGAATGGCTTGGCATTGATGGGACTTACTGGAGATCTCCAGGTGAGTAGCATTGTCGCAGCAGATAATTATGCTATTTGGTCATATTTTTTTCCAGGATCCAATGTTGAACATTATTGTTTTGATGCTTGGGGTATAAAGGCAGGTTGCAATATTGGGGATGTAGGCGATCCAGTCTATGCACATGTAGGTTCCGGCTTTACTACTTACGCGGACGATACCGTTGACAGCAATGGTAATCCAGTAACGAATTATTATCAAGCCGATCAAATCAGCGTAATTCTCTATTATAATACTTACGATCCGAATGCTGCGATCAGCGCTAATAACTGGAATTCCTTAAAGACTCAGTTGACCGGATTCTCCGCAAATTTCACGAATACGATCCTTCCGGCCATCTCCAATTGGGAGATTCAAACCTCTCAGTACCAATCCCAATATGCGGCTTTCCAGGCTCAGAAAACACAGGAATTAGCGACCGCCCAGGCGAATTATCAATCCGGAGTCGCCAAACTCCAGTCGGAGCAAGCCGCTTGGATGATGCAAATGGAGGATTTACAGAAACAAGCCGTCAGCCAATTCGCGCAGGCGAGCATCACGCTGTCCAAGTCGGAAGCGAACGGGGACGGTACAGGATTTAATTCTTCTCTGGCGAATCTATTCAATACGATTCCGGTCGTAGCTCCCAACACGAATGCAAGCAATGTGGCTCAGAATTTTAGCGCGCAAATTGCGAGCCTTGTTTCTCAGACGACTGCGAGCGCGCAAACGAATCTTCCGGATACGTCTAACCTGCAAAACATTTATAATAATATCAACCAAGGACTTACCGCAACTCAGAACTTCTCCCTCTTGAGTGCGGTCAATAATTCCCTTTTGAATGCAAGGTCCGGTTTTATCCAGAACTTTGCCGATTCCTTATCTAAGCAGATGACGTTTACCGATAAGGGAGAAGGAGAACTACTCCAAGCGTATGGAGATTCTACCGTAACGGGTAAAAACGGGATCGTCTATATCACCGATTCGAACGGGAATATTCGGACGGATGCGAAAGGAAATAATCTCACGCTTCAAAGTTTTATCGCGTCCACTTGCGGCGCGGATTTATCGAATGCAGCTTGTAGCTCCTATACGACTCATGAGTATACGGACGTGACCGTTCAGTCCAACGGTTCCGTGCTTGTGACGAGAAATGTGCATACCGGTAATGCGACGTATTCGGGTAAAGGAGATGCCACCGACGCGAATAATTATAATTATGATACCAAGGCGGAAACGTTTACGATCCAAGCACCTGGAATGATTGCCTTTGGAGCGACTTCTAAGAACGTTTCTCCTCCGGCTGCAAATAACTCGGATCAAACCGTTACCGATGGTCATACTGGAGTTCCCCGGCAAAATTCGCTACTTGCTGCGTCCTTGAATGGGAGCGGCACTTTACAGCCTGCAGTAAATCTGTTTGATTCCAACGCAGTGAATCAGTTTGCAAATACCGCTCTAACGAATCTGAATCGTTTCGAAAACCAAGATAACCTGAATAAACTTGTGAACGGAATGATGGAAGGTATGGCAGCGGTAGATAAAAAAGATTCCGAGGAATTAACAGCGGCCCAGCAAAATGCACAAAGTAGGGCTTCTACCGTATCTCTAATGGAGGATTTTGCGAAGAATGTTCTGCTTGGAGGAATGAGCACCAGCGGTTGGGTCAAAAGCCAATTACAGAGCATGGTCAACCAGGCGGAATCCCAGGTATTGGCTTCGATGACCGGATTGTCTCCGGATGTGGCGAGCCAATTGCTACAATGGTATAAAGGAAAGCAGGCTGCCAAAAAAGCGAAATCGCAGGCATTACAAAAAGAATTCGTAATGGGTGCGACGATCATCGGTGGAATCGTAGCGACTCTATTTACGGGTCCAGTCGGAGCGGCGGCAACCGAAGGAGCGTTAACGGCGGAAGCAGCCGGAACTGCGGCTGAAATAGGAGCGGAAACGTTGGCCGAGGGAGCTGCGACATCAGGTGCAGAAGCGGCCTCTTCCAGCATGTTTGAGACCGCCGGAAATGCGATTTCGAATTTTACGAGAAATGCAATGAGCAGTATCGGAAATTTTGCGAATAGCACGATGACGACGGTCAGTAATTTAGCGGACAGCTCCCTTTCGGATTTAGCGAGTAGCGCGTATAACTCGGCTTCTGAATTTGTATCGGACGTGGGTAGCTCGATCGCGAACGGTGCAAGGGGGATTGCGAATAGCGCCCGAGCCTTGGTTAGCGATTCCGCGACAACGACTGCAAGCGATGGGGCCCAAACTGCGGCGGGTACTGTAGAGTCGGGAGCCAATGCGAGTACGCAGATATTGAGCAAAAGCCAAGTAGCGTTAACCAAAGCGATCCTACAAGGAGCGCAGGGCTACGAGAACGGAGGACTGAAGGGAGCTGTGACCGGAGCGATTAGCGGAATGGGTAGCGCGTATATGAACCCCTACGGGTTGAATGTAAACGTATCGTATAGCGACGAGGGCGGATTTGGAGGCGGTGTAAGCGTGGGTCCATCGACGTTGAACGTAGGAGCCAATTTTTCCCAACACGGTACGACTTCGTTTAATATAGGCACGAAAGCTGGTAATTTAAAGTATGATCCGGCAAGCGGATTCAGTGGTAGCATCAACATGACGGGAGGCAATCCGAACGGAGTAATGGTGAATGTGGGGCAACACCAGGGTCCGAGCTTGACGTATCAGAGAACGGAAGAAGAGACGCAACTGGGAGGTTCGGTTACGATCTCGGAGAATGGGGATACGACGATCAGTGTGACGGATTATAATGCAACGGCAGTGTCGGTGACCGGGAATCTGAATGATCCTAGTAGGTTCGGTAATGTTACGTTTAACAATAACTTTTATGCGGATGTGAACCAGAACCAGGCGATGGCCGGAGGAGATCAGTATATTCCTGAGACGAGGCAGAATGAGCGGACGAGTGGTACTTCGAATGAGGCTAGTCCGTATGATCCGAGTTCTTGGCCAGTGACTCCGGACCAGCAGAATGCGACGAATGTGTTAGGAGCCGGTTATGAGGCGACTCGGACGAAGGAAGAGGAGCATGTACTTTCCGAGTCTACAGCTACCAGGGATGGCTTGGGTGTAGATCCGAATAGCTTGTTACTTGCTGGAGCTGCGGTGGCAGGAGCCGTTCGTGGTAGGAGGCGGAGCGAGGGGGCTGCGACATCTGAGGACAATTCTCGTACAGGACCGGAAGGCTCTACACCTCTTGATTCCTTTATTATCGGTGCCTTGGACGGAGCAACATTTGCAGAGCCACAAAATGTTGGTAACTCCGAATCCCTACCGATTGTTTTAACGGGTGGGAACGATAAAGGAAAACCGATTGCGAATGATTACTCGAATGGGAAGATCGATGAATATTTGAGAAATAATCCTGGCGCAAAAGTTAAAGAGCTCGGGCAAGTTATTACTTCACAAGAAAGTGGAAAGCCAATAGATGGATCGCTTAACAAAATGGCACCGCAGCCTATCGGGGAGAATGAACTACTTCATATTCCTGGTACAGAATTTTATGTAAAAGGTCAAGGACTGGAGGGCATAAAATGGTACGCTGATAAGAATGGGCATATCATAATTACAACAGAAGGTTCTAAGAGGTCAGGAGAAATCATTCTTCGTGATGGCGGGTCGTTAATAATTCCGAAGGGTAAAAAAGTTGATAGTAACCAAATTCCTACGGAATGGACCAAGCCAAATAGTAAAATAAATCTAGATCCAATTATTCGTCTTCCGAATGATAATAATAAAAATAAACCAGGAAAAATGCAACCACCGAGTGGCGTAGACAAGCCTCGGTAA
- a CDS encoding tetratricopeptide repeat protein, giving the protein MDEIRTFFLRFAIIILIYCNSFSCGGLDETEKKKLYLEAYKYYELNNRAEAERTFRRIYESDPSYQDTALFIGKIHYFNRDFKEAEKYFMEARELFPENLSPLLWLIKCQFAQQKDKTALKNNIQDYLKRDSENLDVLYIKGRISEEAGDLQTAILAYTQLKASSAKVALAYIRLSEIYKGDSFKTRREIYRKKIEALSRPDGDF; this is encoded by the coding sequence ATGGACGAAATAAGAACGTTTTTCCTAAGATTCGCAATTATAATTCTCATATATTGTAATTCATTTTCTTGCGGCGGGTTAGACGAAACGGAAAAGAAGAAACTTTATCTAGAGGCGTATAAATATTACGAACTAAATAATAGAGCCGAGGCGGAGAGAACCTTCCGAAGAATTTACGAGAGCGATCCTTCCTACCAGGACACCGCTCTTTTTATCGGAAAAATTCATTACTTCAATAGAGACTTCAAGGAAGCCGAGAAATACTTTATGGAGGCGCGGGAACTTTTTCCCGAAAATTTAAGCCCTTTGCTTTGGTTGATAAAATGCCAATTCGCTCAGCAAAAGGACAAGACCGCATTGAAAAATAACATTCAGGATTACTTAAAGCGGGATTCCGAAAATTTGGACGTACTCTACATTAAGGGCAGGATTTCCGAAGAAGCCGGGGATCTCCAGACGGCTATATTAGCCTATACTCAGTTAAAAGCATCGTCGGCAAAGGTGGCTTTGGCGTATATTAGACTTTCCGAAATTTATAAAGGAGATTCGTTTAAAACGAGGCGGGAGATCTATAGAAAAAAAATCGAAGCTCTCTCCCGTCCCGACGGAGATTTTTGA
- a CDS encoding Lp29 family lipoprotein — protein sequence MIRSRIVLLLSLFVIISCTTMNFVGPAPTRKPRVGQKSKVALVGFHPYRSILVGEKVNGWLTSDCNIELANRYGKKFNAAYFKGRKNVVSKHVMIIPKFDQVIGGISWGEPIRNFPASGIDPDGSQDRIKEFLDFYYGKSEAGAIPDLCEVLDWDPKSNSFQLRKRNVDYYAVGIFNPHFRYYTLLGAIVTVPTSFISLFTLGTLPAFEEMKTVSTFRIYDAKLNLLKEIVTDNSFWTMDAWWVLPSPRSRAVEKFTYDAPVWERDVETLENSWNPD from the coding sequence ATGATCCGAAGCCGTATCGTTCTTCTTCTGTCCTTGTTCGTAATAATTTCCTGCACTACGATGAATTTCGTGGGTCCAGCTCCGACCCGGAAGCCAAGGGTAGGTCAGAAATCGAAAGTCGCACTTGTAGGATTTCATCCTTACCGTTCGATTCTAGTCGGAGAAAAGGTAAACGGTTGGTTAACCTCCGATTGTAATATAGAGCTGGCGAATCGGTACGGTAAGAAATTTAACGCCGCTTATTTTAAAGGTAGGAAGAATGTCGTTTCAAAGCATGTCATGATCATTCCTAAATTCGATCAAGTGATAGGCGGAATTTCCTGGGGGGAGCCTATTCGGAATTTCCCAGCATCCGGCATTGATCCCGACGGGTCTCAAGATCGGATAAAGGAGTTCCTAGATTTTTATTATGGTAAGTCCGAAGCGGGAGCGATTCCAGATCTTTGCGAGGTTTTGGATTGGGATCCTAAATCGAATTCCTTCCAATTAAGAAAGAGAAACGTGGATTACTATGCAGTCGGCATTTTTAATCCTCATTTTCGCTATTATACATTACTGGGAGCGATAGTTACCGTGCCGACGAGTTTCATTAGCCTATTCACTCTCGGAACCCTGCCTGCATTTGAGGAAATGAAAACGGTTTCCACTTTCCGAATTTACGATGCAAAATTGAATCTGTTAAAAGAGATCGTTACGGATAATTCTTTTTGGACGATGGACGCTTGGTGGGTTCTTCCTAGTCCTCGTAGTCGGGCGGTCGAAAAATTTACCTACGATGCTCCGGTTTGGGAAAGAGATGTGGAGACTTTGGAGAATTCCTGGAATCCGGATTAG
- a CDS encoding efflux RND transporter permease subunit: MHSRKENFLTSRPITIGMFFFGLIIFGFFSFFRVPVSLFPTSAYPGLTISVEFPGADVDNIEETITIPIEEVISGVGGIEDIYSYSERGKTEINVEFAKDVNLEFKSLEIRERIDIVAGQFPREVHKPFIYRYDPDQRPAMIITLESEKYDFIELRSIADHEVKSFLENVDGVSKIAVSGGKVREVLVSCDMQKLKSFGLDLLDIQRAIEQNNKTNSVASVDKQGMTYNLILEGRYKALRTLQKLPVYSSERGRNIFIEDVAKVSFSYREEDSGSRVNGKENVSVYVYKSALGNILEISKEVNKKLKNLNITGLRFNYIYDQAEMVKKSYLNLVICGLIGLAAFLLLVFFNEKYKYFQVRSTLVFQIFINFFIFQLILFILKLDFDIIIFSSFLLGFSIWSIICFFLLENIRSKEGNWRLKDTLPEFTTLAVTILALCLPLYILDRDTGESSMRLGFFIVLYLVLSYVSFIPLRSFFNQIRFKYFQAATSMPISSPSPGGYFRFIPGLSAKLFFTVYALAILAGVYRLTKLDKELFYSIENRRILGYIELPSGTGFEFTNAITKKVEEKILEIPGVEEVTTKIDSGHSFLIISLNESRVSSDDFIQKIKQKIGNTSPAFCYFSRESDAGKFKEIVVDVLGDDNGKLDQIVRSLAEKAGKLGGIEEVVLRYKPPRDELHIVLDKNKAARASLSNFEIGSFLKLAIQGGVASKFLEENREIDIRIRFSEEFRNSESSLEKFYIKNTEGKFSPLTELSKQKESKSPIKIFRKNKKRSLSFALRTGNISHAKIFSELRALASANLPENYHIEMGRSVKKTIETEKRIYSVIIYAFLLIYFILSSYFESFKRSILVLLVLLFPFSVTLFFLSYLFGSFTLSMYLGLLLLVALVSFQIIVRYRIKDAKFSKAQWTSFLPALALFIPQILFAKEGGQFLREFELTIVVGYLISIFLTPITIKYFEQNFTLKKMKAISENLFYSLIKTMKKFGSRRT, encoded by the coding sequence ATGCATTCCCGAAAGGAAAATTTTCTTACTTCGCGACCGATCACGATCGGAATGTTCTTTTTCGGATTGATCATATTCGGTTTTTTTTCGTTCTTCAGAGTGCCGGTTTCCCTTTTTCCGACTTCCGCCTATCCAGGGCTAACGATATCCGTCGAATTTCCCGGTGCCGACGTTGATAATATCGAAGAAACGATAACTATCCCGATCGAGGAAGTAATCTCCGGCGTCGGCGGGATCGAAGATATATACTCCTATTCCGAAAGAGGAAAGACCGAAATAAACGTTGAATTCGCGAAAGATGTCAACCTTGAATTCAAAAGCCTTGAAATCAGAGAAAGGATAGATATAGTCGCGGGTCAATTCCCGAGAGAAGTTCATAAACCGTTTATTTACCGATACGATCCCGATCAGCGTCCGGCGATGATCATCACGTTGGAGAGCGAGAAATACGATTTCATCGAATTACGAAGTATCGCGGACCATGAAGTAAAAAGCTTTCTAGAGAACGTCGATGGTGTCAGTAAAATCGCCGTCTCCGGAGGGAAAGTCCGGGAGGTTTTAGTCTCCTGCGACATGCAAAAATTAAAAAGCTTCGGTTTAGACCTTTTAGACATTCAAAGAGCGATCGAGCAGAACAATAAGACGAATTCCGTAGCGTCCGTCGATAAACAAGGGATGACTTATAATTTGATATTAGAGGGTAGATATAAGGCATTACGGACCCTTCAGAAGCTACCTGTCTATTCTAGCGAACGAGGGAGAAATATTTTCATCGAAGACGTGGCCAAAGTCTCCTTTTCCTATCGCGAAGAAGATAGCGGATCCAGGGTTAACGGGAAGGAGAATGTGAGCGTTTATGTCTATAAATCCGCATTAGGAAATATCCTCGAGATCTCGAAAGAGGTAAATAAGAAACTTAAAAACTTAAATATCACGGGACTTCGTTTTAACTATATTTATGACCAAGCCGAAATGGTCAAAAAATCATATTTGAATTTAGTAATATGTGGCCTTATCGGTCTCGCTGCCTTTCTCCTGTTGGTTTTTTTCAACGAAAAATACAAATATTTTCAAGTCAGGTCAACTCTTGTTTTTCAAATTTTCATCAATTTCTTCATATTCCAGTTAATATTATTTATTTTAAAATTAGATTTTGATATTATCATTTTTAGTTCCTTCCTGCTCGGGTTTTCGATCTGGAGCATTATTTGCTTTTTTTTATTGGAGAATATCCGGTCTAAAGAGGGAAATTGGAGACTAAAGGATACGTTGCCGGAATTTACGACTCTTGCGGTAACGATCCTCGCATTATGCCTTCCGCTTTATATCCTAGACCGAGATACCGGCGAATCCTCAATGCGCTTGGGATTCTTTATCGTACTTTATTTGGTATTATCGTACGTCTCTTTCATCCCGCTACGTAGTTTTTTTAATCAAATCCGATTCAAGTATTTTCAAGCTGCAACCTCGATGCCGATTTCTTCCCCCAGCCCAGGAGGATATTTTAGGTTTATCCCCGGCCTATCTGCGAAGTTATTTTTCACCGTATATGCCCTGGCAATTTTAGCGGGAGTTTATCGTTTAACAAAGCTTGATAAGGAACTCTTTTATTCCATCGAAAATAGAAGAATATTGGGGTATATAGAACTTCCTTCCGGAACAGGATTCGAATTTACTAATGCAATCACTAAAAAGGTGGAAGAGAAAATCCTAGAAATTCCTGGTGTGGAAGAGGTAACTACGAAGATCGATTCCGGTCATTCATTTTTAATCATATCATTAAATGAAAGTCGGGTAAGCAGCGACGATTTCATTCAGAAAATAAAGCAAAAAATCGGAAATACTAGTCCGGCCTTTTGTTATTTCTCGCGAGAATCGGATGCGGGTAAATTCAAAGAGATCGTCGTGGATGTACTCGGAGATGATAACGGAAAGCTGGATCAAATAGTCCGATCGCTTGCGGAAAAAGCCGGCAAACTGGGCGGAATAGAAGAGGTGGTTCTTCGATACAAGCCTCCAAGAGACGAGCTGCATATAGTCTTGGATAAAAACAAAGCGGCAAGAGCTTCATTAAGCAATTTTGAAATCGGAAGTTTTTTAAAACTGGCGATACAAGGCGGAGTGGCCAGCAAATTTCTGGAGGAAAACCGTGAGATCGACATTCGTATCCGTTTTTCGGAGGAATTTAGAAATTCGGAATCGAGTTTGGAAAAATTTTATATTAAAAATACCGAAGGGAAATTTTCGCCGTTAACCGAACTTTCAAAACAGAAAGAGTCCAAATCTCCGATTAAGATATTCCGAAAGAATAAAAAAAGATCCCTTTCTTTCGCATTGCGAACCGGAAACATTTCTCACGCAAAAATTTTCTCGGAATTGCGCGCGTTGGCGAGTGCCAATCTTCCGGAGAATTATCATATTGAGATGGGCCGAAGCGTTAAGAAAACGATCGAAACCGAAAAAAGAATTTATAGCGTCATAATATATGCATTTTTATTAATATATTTCATTCTATCCTCCTATTTCGAATCCTTTAAACGATCGATTCTGGTCCTATTGGTTCTACTCTTTCCTTTTTCAGTCACGTTGTTCTTTTTGAGTTATTTATTCGGCTCCTTTACTTTATCGATGTATCTAGGTCTTTTACTCTTGGTGGCTTTGGTATCGTTTCAAATTATCGTTCGGTATAGGATTAAGGATGCAAAATTTTCCAAGGCTCAATGGACATCCTTTCTTCCGGCTCTTGCTCTTTTTATCCCTCAAATCTTATTCGCGAAAGAAGGTGGCCAATTTTTACGGGAATTCGAACTGACGATCGTCGTAGGATATCTTATTTCCATTTTTTTGACTCCGATTACTATAAAATATTTCGAACAGAATTTCACTTTGAAAAAGATGAAGGCTATTTCGGAAAATTTATTTTATTCCCTTATCAAAACCATGAAAAAGTTCGGTTCTCGGAGGACGTGA